A genomic window from Chitinophaga pollutisoli includes:
- a CDS encoding YWFCY domain-containing protein, translating into MNTGENEQGLRTVTDLIRKGSIIMLAIHCYFFCYQAFFEWGLTAKISDKVLDGFSPYQVFNNIHLSKLFVLILLFLSALGSKGKKDEKINKGAVISLLICGCVLFFGSTIFIYLSMPSKVTAVWYMIFTTTGFFLCLSGGARLSRLVKIKLRKDIFNLENESFPQDEVLRFNEYSINIPAVYRWKGKMRSSFINIINPFRACLITGVPGSR; encoded by the coding sequence ATGAACACAGGAGAAAACGAACAAGGACTTCGGACGGTTACTGACCTGATCCGTAAGGGCAGCATCATTATGTTGGCTATTCATTGCTATTTTTTTTGTTATCAGGCCTTCTTTGAATGGGGACTTACCGCAAAGATTTCGGATAAAGTACTGGATGGTTTTTCCCCTTACCAGGTATTCAATAATATCCATTTATCCAAACTATTTGTGCTGATATTACTATTCCTTTCAGCGCTCGGCAGCAAAGGAAAAAAGGATGAAAAAATTAATAAAGGAGCTGTCATCTCTTTGCTCATTTGTGGATGCGTATTGTTTTTCGGATCGACAATTTTCATCTATTTATCGATGCCCTCCAAGGTTACCGCGGTTTGGTACATGATTTTCACTACAACTGGATTTTTCCTGTGTCTTAGCGGCGGAGCCCGTCTTAGCCGGCTGGTTAAGATCAAACTCAGAAAAGATATATTCAATCTGGAAAACGAATCATTTCCACAAGATGAAGTATTACGATTCAATGAATATTCAATAAACATACCTGCCGTCTACCGTTGGAAAGGTAAGATGCGTTCATCATTTATTAATATCATCAATCCTTTCCGGGCATGCCTCATTACGGGTGTGCCCGGATCCCGATGA
- a CDS encoding type IV secretory system conjugative DNA transfer family protein — translation MFCYDFKLPDLSIIVYNALLKNKHKYAKEPSFYVINFDDLSHSHRCNPLDPRMMSDITDAAESSRSILIGLNKQWASKVGDFFVESPINFLTAVIWFLREYEGGKYCTLPHVIELLSVDYRDLFPILGTVETLSTYLSPFLTAYLNRAMEQLEGQIASAKIGLARLSSPQLYYVLSGDDFTLDLNNPDDPKIICCGNNPLKIQTYGAVLSLYANRMLKLVNRKGQLKSSLIFDEYPTVYLPLDTCVATARSNLVSVTIAVQSVEQLRKDYGKEQAEVITSICGNIISGQSTGDTAKLVSERIGKIVQERESVSINRTDTSFSRNTQLDFAVPSSRISMLTSGEVAGLVADNPDEVIEHKAFHCSIQNDHAAIKLETDNYKPLPKIRDVSPLEVHNNYIRIKNDIVDIVTSTIDRIKGDPNLAHLLIVDEEDNK, via the coding sequence ATGTTCTGTTACGATTTTAAGTTACCGGACCTATCTATCATCGTATATAATGCATTACTTAAAAACAAACACAAATATGCAAAGGAGCCTTCCTTCTATGTCATAAATTTTGATGATCTCTCACACAGCCATCGCTGCAACCCGCTAGATCCTCGGATGATGTCCGACATTACCGATGCCGCTGAATCCAGCCGAAGTATCCTGATAGGTCTCAATAAGCAGTGGGCCAGTAAGGTTGGGGATTTTTTTGTGGAGTCTCCAATAAACTTCCTAACAGCTGTTATCTGGTTTCTTCGTGAATATGAAGGCGGAAAGTATTGCACCCTCCCACATGTAATAGAACTTTTATCGGTTGATTACCGGGATTTGTTCCCGATTTTAGGCACGGTAGAAACCCTCTCGACCTATCTCTCACCGTTCCTAACGGCATACCTTAACCGAGCTATGGAACAGTTAGAGGGACAGATTGCTTCTGCTAAGATTGGCCTTGCCCGGTTATCTTCTCCTCAGCTTTATTATGTGCTCAGTGGTGACGACTTCACCCTTGATCTCAACAATCCAGATGACCCGAAAATTATCTGCTGCGGAAATAATCCGCTGAAGATTCAGACATATGGGGCTGTACTTTCCCTTTATGCCAACAGGATGTTGAAGCTAGTAAACCGAAAGGGACAACTGAAGTCATCCCTTATCTTCGACGAATACCCTACTGTCTATCTACCCCTTGATACCTGCGTGGCAACTGCGAGGAGCAATCTCGTATCGGTTACGATAGCAGTTCAATCGGTCGAACAACTTCGAAAGGATTATGGCAAAGAGCAGGCGGAAGTAATCACATCCATTTGCGGCAATATTATCTCCGGGCAAAGCACCGGCGATACTGCGAAGCTCGTTTCGGAAAGAATTGGCAAGATCGTTCAGGAACGGGAAAGCGTTTCGATTAACAGAACGGACACTTCCTTCTCGCGTAACACTCAACTTGATTTTGCAGTACCCTCATCGAGGATATCGATGCTCACAAGCGGAGAGGTAGCCGGATTGGTGGCAGATAATCCGGACGAAGTCATTGAACATAAAGCTTTCCACTGCAGCATTCAGAACGACCATGCTGCCATAAAACTGGAAACAGATAATTATAAACCTTTGCCGAAAATCCGCGATGTAAGCCCCTTAGAAGTACATAATAACTACATCAGAATTAAGAACGACATCGTCGATATTGTTACTTCTACTATCGATCGCATAAAAGGTGACCCCAACCTTGCGCACCTGCTTATTGTCGACGAAGAAGATAACAAATGA
- a CDS encoding RteC domain-containing protein — protein sequence MDQQRQYIADTLHEITAYRRQHPEAYRYFTLSSTTQDEQLFIPPTNGAPMFLYDWMVPHLPFTPYTFHFANFLAGKWLTDWIEQYFTHPPSLQQRHAPLKWTGTLAALTEMIYALNEMGVLGSGRQEINKVKVAFEKFFNTSIGNIYKSYEHNRIRKKAERHFLMP from the coding sequence GTGGACCAGCAAAGACAATATATTGCCGATACCCTCCATGAAATCACTGCATACCGTCGACAGCATCCAGAGGCGTATCGCTACTTCACCCTCTCCAGCACTACACAGGATGAACAATTGTTTATTCCACCTACCAATGGAGCACCGATGTTCTTATATGACTGGATGGTTCCTCACCTGCCGTTTACGCCCTATACATTTCACTTTGCCAACTTTCTGGCTGGCAAATGGCTTACTGACTGGATTGAACAATACTTTACGCACCCACCTTCACTCCAACAACGCCACGCACCGCTCAAATGGACAGGAACTCTGGCTGCATTAACCGAAATGATCTATGCACTAAACGAAATGGGTGTTTTAGGGTCAGGCAGGCAGGAAATAAATAAGGTAAAAGTCGCCTTCGAAAAGTTCTTCAACACATCTATCGGAAATATTTACAAAAGCTATGAGCACAATAGGATCAGAAAAAAAGCCGAACGCCATTTCTTGATGCCATGA